Genomic segment of Aliarcobacter trophiarum LMG 25534:
ATTGAGCATAGTTTAAAGTATTTGTATGAAGTCCTCTGATAACTCCATATTTACTGTATGAGATATTATCTTGACAGAAATCTACTTCAAATCCAACAAATGAATTAAAACTCTCTTTTTTAAAAGCTTCAAAAACATAACCTCGATTATCTTTGTGTAATTTTGGTTCACAAAGAATAAGCTCGGGTATATCTAATCTTTTATAATCAATTATTCAAATACTTTTTTAGTATCCACAAACTTCATACTTAAAGCTAAAACTATCAAAGCTAGTATAAGAGCTACAAAAATATTTCCTATAAAATAAACTATTATAAATAAACCTAAATTTAATCCTATAGAATAATTTGTAACTTTATAGTGACTCCACCCTGCTTGAGTTAATCTTTGATATGCATGTTTTTTGTGTGCTTGAGATAATTTTTCTTTATTTAATTTTCTTCGTATTAAAGTCAAAGTTGCATCAAACCAATAGACACCAAATAATATTATCCATATCCAAAAGTTTGTTGCTTCTTGATTTGCATAATATATTGTAAAAATAGCTATATTATATCCTAAAAGCGTACTTCCAACATCTCCCATAAATATCTTAGCCCTATTCCAATTCCAATATAAAAATCCTAAAACTGCAACAGCTAAAACTAAAAAATGATTTCCACCAAATAAAATAAATCCAGCAAGACTTAAAAAAACTGCTTCACTTCCTGCATAGCCATTTATACCATCTAAAAAATTATAAAGATTTATAAACCAAATAATAAGTAAAAAAGCAAAAATATTGGCTAATATTTGATTTTGTATATCAAAAATACCAAAAGTAAGAGTTTCAAATCCACCTAAAAAATATAATCCACCAACAGAAACAATAGCTTGAACTATAAGCCTTAGTTTTGGGCTTAAATCATAAATATCATCAAAAAAACTAACTATTGAAATAACTGCACCAAAAAGCAAAGCATAAAAAAGACTTTGTTGTATTTCACCTATAAAATAAAGATAAAACAATCCTATAAACCAAGTAATTGAAAGTGCTATTCCTCCACCATGAGGAGTTGGAACTGTATGAGAACTTCTTTCATTTATAGTTGCAACCAATGATTTTTTTATCATATAATTTTTTATAAAATATGTTAGTAAAAATGAGATTAAAAAAAGTATTAAAT
This window contains:
- a CDS encoding MraY family glycosyltransferase; translation: MIYLILFLISFLLTYFIKNYMIKKSLVATINERSSHTVPTPHGGGIALSITWFIGLFYLYFIGEIQQSLFYALLFGAVISIVSFFDDIYDLSPKLRLIVQAIVSVGGLYFLGGFETLTFGIFDIQNQILANIFAFLLIIWFINLYNFLDGINGYAGSEAVFLSLAGFILFGGNHFLVLAVAVLGFLYWNWNRAKIFMGDVGSTLLGYNIAIFTIYYANQEATNFWIWIILFGVYWFDATLTLIRRKLNKEKLSQAHKKHAYQRLTQAGWSHYKVTNYSIGLNLGLFIIVYFIGNIFVALILALIVLALSMKFVDTKKVFE